A window of the Scophthalmus maximus strain ysfricsl-2021 chromosome 8, ASM2237912v1, whole genome shotgun sequence genome harbors these coding sequences:
- the pold4 gene encoding DNA polymerase delta subunit 4 isoform X2, protein MTTKHGLITDSFKVVKKARREGKRQKRPTPPPPQKEGDSDPVREEELQKLLKFDLDWRFGPCTGISRLQRWERAKLHGLNPPEEIRDLLLQTLTDPEYKHSLWREYPL, encoded by the exons ATGACAACCAAGCACGGACTGATAACCGATTCATTCAAGGTGGTAAAGAAagcaaggagggaggggaaacgACAGAAGAGACCCACTCCTCCCCCACCACAGAAAG AGGGCGACAGTGACCcggtcagagaggaggagctgcagaagctCCTAAAGTTTGATCTGGACTGGAGATTTGGGCCCTGCACAG GTATCAGCAGGCtgcagagatgggagagagcGAAGCTCCATGGTCTGAACCCACCTGAGGAGATCAgagacctgctgctgcagacgctCACCGACCCCGAGTATAAGCACAG ccTATGGAGGGAATATCCTTTGTGA
- the pold4 gene encoding DNA polymerase delta subunit 4 isoform X1: MTTKHGLITDSFKVVKKARREGKRQKRPTPPPPQKDVPEGDSDPVREEELQKLLKFDLDWRFGPCTGISRLQRWERAKLHGLNPPEEIRDLLLQTLTDPEYKHSLWREYPL, from the exons ATGACAACCAAGCACGGACTGATAACCGATTCATTCAAGGTGGTAAAGAAagcaaggagggaggggaaacgACAGAAGAGACCCACTCCTCCCCCACCACAGAAAG ATGTACCAGAGGGCGACAGTGACCcggtcagagaggaggagctgcagaagctCCTAAAGTTTGATCTGGACTGGAGATTTGGGCCCTGCACAG GTATCAGCAGGCtgcagagatgggagagagcGAAGCTCCATGGTCTGAACCCACCTGAGGAGATCAgagacctgctgctgcagacgctCACCGACCCCGAGTATAAGCACAG ccTATGGAGGGAATATCCTTTGTGA